A section of the Streptomyces sp. V3I8 genome encodes:
- a CDS encoding HAD family hydrolase — MERAAVFDVDGTLVDTNHLHVTAWWEAFRQAGHRVSMHAVHRAVGLGSDDLIAHLLGEDRDPAQDDTISAAHKALYGTYYERLPALPEAADLLRRLDRDGWAVVLATSAGGPELAALRRAIDADDVIRATASSDDVEEGKPAPEPVRHALELVGAAAEHSVFVGDTVWDMRAGSRAGVRCVGVLCGGIPRGDLEEAGASAVYRDPAHLLASLSGSPLAAGGRAGVPAADGP, encoded by the coding sequence ATGGAGCGGGCGGCCGTGTTCGACGTGGACGGCACTCTCGTCGACACCAACCACCTCCATGTGACGGCCTGGTGGGAGGCGTTCCGGCAGGCCGGGCACAGGGTGTCGATGCACGCCGTCCACCGGGCGGTGGGCCTCGGCTCCGACGACCTGATCGCCCACCTGCTGGGCGAGGACCGGGACCCGGCGCAGGACGACACGATCAGCGCCGCCCACAAGGCCCTCTACGGCACGTACTACGAACGGCTGCCCGCGCTGCCGGAGGCGGCAGACCTGCTGCGGCGCCTGGACCGCGACGGCTGGGCCGTCGTGCTCGCCACCTCCGCCGGCGGACCGGAGCTGGCGGCGCTGCGCCGGGCCATCGACGCCGACGACGTCATCAGGGCGACGGCGAGCTCCGACGACGTCGAGGAGGGGAAGCCCGCGCCGGAACCGGTGCGGCACGCCCTGGAGCTCGTCGGGGCCGCCGCCGAGCACTCGGTCTTCGTCGGTGACACGGTCTGGGACATGCGCGCGGGCTCCCGGGCGGGGGTCCGCTGTGTGGGGGTGCTGTGCGGCGGCATCCCGCGGGGAGACCTGGAGGAGGCCGGGGCGAGCGCCGTCTACCGGGATCCGGCCCATCTCCTGGCGTCCCTGTCCGGCAGCCCGCTGGCGGCCGGGGGCCGGGCCGGCGTCCCCGCCGCGGACGGACCGTGA
- a CDS encoding SDR family NAD(P)-dependent oxidoreductase produces the protein MTTAQHKIGSGFGRRSTADDVLAGIDLTGRLAVVTGGYSGLGLETTRALVRAGARVVVPARRRAAAEEAVAGAEGVEVDELDLGDLDSVRAFADRFLASGRTIDLLIDSAAVMACPETRVGPGWEAQFAINHLGHFALANRLWPALAAGGARVVSVSSTGHHASDIRWDDPHWKRDAYDKWAAYGQAKTANALFAVQLDVLGRDSGVRAFSVHPGGILTPLQRHLPREEMMERGWIDENGALLVPEAFKTPEQGAATQVWAATSPRLSGMGGVYCEDCDIAEVAVPDGERVGVRAYAVDPASAARLWALSAELTGVDAFA, from the coding sequence ATGACCACTGCACAGCACAAGATCGGTTCGGGCTTCGGCCGCCGGAGCACCGCGGACGACGTACTCGCCGGCATCGACCTCACGGGACGGCTGGCCGTCGTCACCGGCGGCTACTCGGGGCTCGGTCTGGAGACGACACGCGCCCTCGTCAGGGCGGGCGCCCGGGTCGTCGTACCCGCGCGGCGCCGCGCGGCCGCCGAGGAGGCGGTCGCCGGTGCCGAGGGCGTCGAGGTGGACGAGCTGGACCTCGGCGACCTGGACAGCGTCCGGGCGTTCGCCGACCGGTTCCTCGCCTCGGGCCGCACCATCGACCTCCTCATTGACAGCGCCGCGGTCATGGCCTGCCCCGAGACCCGGGTCGGCCCCGGCTGGGAGGCCCAGTTCGCGATCAACCACCTGGGCCACTTCGCGCTGGCCAACCGGCTCTGGCCGGCGCTCGCCGCGGGCGGCGCGCGGGTCGTCTCCGTCTCCTCGACCGGCCACCACGCCTCGGACATCCGCTGGGACGACCCGCACTGGAAGCGCGACGCCTACGACAAGTGGGCGGCCTACGGACAGGCGAAGACGGCCAACGCGCTGTTCGCCGTCCAGCTCGACGTCCTGGGCAGGGACTCCGGCGTACGGGCCTTCTCGGTGCATCCCGGCGGCATCCTCACACCCCTCCAGCGGCACCTGCCCCGGGAGGAGATGATGGAGCGCGGCTGGATCGACGAGAACGGCGCCCTGCTCGTCCCCGAGGCCTTCAAGACCCCGGAGCAGGGCGCGGCCACCCAGGTGTGGGCGGCGACCTCGCCGCGGCTGTCCGGCATGGGCGGCGTCTACTGCGAGGACTGCGACATCGCCGAGGTCGCCGTGCCCGACGGCGAGCGGGTGGGCGTGCGCGCGTACGCGGTCGACCCGGCGTCGGCGGCCCGGCTGTGGGCCCTGTCCGCGGAACTCACCGGCGTCGACGCCTTCGCCTAG